In the genome of Streptomyces sp. NBC_00190, one region contains:
- a CDS encoding AAA family ATPase, which translates to MTTLFLTVGLPGAGKTTRAREVAKEHNALRLTPDEWMIPLFGEPEADGKRDVLEGRLLSLAVEALRLGTNVVLDFGCWSRDERSAIRWLVESLGASCHLLYVPVDHETQRARIAHRQSTTPDQTFPMDEVDLLHWRALFEEPSAAELGGHEIGSPPPGWPGWPEWAADRWPSFT; encoded by the coding sequence GTGACCACGTTGTTTCTGACAGTCGGCCTGCCGGGGGCCGGGAAGACCACAAGGGCTCGGGAGGTGGCCAAGGAGCACAACGCGCTTCGGCTGACGCCTGATGAGTGGATGATTCCTCTGTTCGGTGAGCCGGAGGCGGACGGGAAGCGCGATGTCCTGGAAGGGCGGCTGCTCTCGCTGGCCGTGGAGGCACTGAGGCTTGGAACAAACGTGGTCCTGGATTTCGGATGCTGGTCTCGTGACGAGAGGTCCGCGATCCGCTGGTTGGTGGAGTCTTTAGGCGCGTCCTGCCACCTCCTGTATGTGCCGGTGGACCATGAGACCCAACGCGCTCGGATCGCCCATCGCCAGTCGACCACTCCGGATCAGACCTTTCCGATGGACGAGGTGGACCTCTTGCACTGGAGGGCGCTGTTCGAGGAGCCCAGCGCCGCGGAACTCGGCGGGCATGAAATCGGCAGTCCGCCTCCTGGTTGGCCGGGCTGGCCCGAGTGGGCCGCCGATCGGTGGCCGTCTTTCACGTGA
- a CDS encoding TetR/AcrR family transcriptional regulator, protein MAGTTTGRRERKKAQTRQALADAAVRLFTEHGFGNVGVREVAEAADVSLSTLFKHFPSKEALVFDLDADVESALVAAVRDRAPGQSVLYALRDHMVHTRTAVRTDDPTFVLVESTPALRDYARRMWSRHEKTLAATLAEATGLAPEDPAVTGLARFALEAPSIARASEDPARTMRDLFTLLEHGWATTPLAREEDRPGRDG, encoded by the coding sequence ATGGCCGGGACAACAACAGGACGCCGTGAGCGCAAGAAGGCCCAGACAAGGCAGGCCCTGGCGGATGCCGCAGTGCGGCTGTTCACCGAGCACGGGTTCGGCAACGTCGGTGTACGCGAGGTGGCGGAGGCGGCCGACGTCTCGCTGAGCACACTCTTCAAGCACTTCCCCAGTAAGGAAGCCCTCGTCTTCGACCTGGACGCGGACGTCGAGAGCGCCCTGGTCGCCGCCGTTCGCGACCGAGCCCCCGGTCAGTCTGTGCTGTACGCCCTGCGCGACCACATGGTGCACACCCGTACCGCCGTGCGGACCGACGACCCCACTTTCGTCCTCGTCGAATCCACCCCCGCGCTGCGGGACTACGCCCGGCGCATGTGGTCGCGCCACGAGAAGACACTGGCCGCCACCCTCGCCGAGGCCACCGGGCTCGCCCCGGAAGACCCCGCCGTCACCGGCCTGGCACGCTTTGCCCTGGAAGCCCCCAGCATCGCCCGTGCAAGCGAAGACCCGGCCCGGACCATGCGCGACTTGTTCACCCTGCTGGAACACGGCTGGGCCACCACCCCCCTGGCACGAGAGGAAGACCGCCCCGGTCGGGATGGGTGA
- a CDS encoding condensation domain-containing protein — MRSITSQYLARYRRLTGDRSDSVLPVTGAQRRFLLVRSLDPSGRPDVVPMFFAFPHGTIDPERLRAAASRLAARHTALRSRPAVVRGTPVLCVADPDVGVTRPALVPGESPADALSRALESWDAQGPPLRLFLVRDEEREEEILAVALDHAVCDGRSLARIVDELGAAYSEEATDSHAAPGETEGELAVYRDAVLRQLAAEERAETAESAAYWADRLRTLHAHAPAPSPARVPEGTRPSGAAQARLPAYDGGVSFPGLLDACRSAARELYGPGLTVPLGYPWGGRPPGTEPVVGCFLNTLVFPADTGYGTGNEPGTGPGSEAMADAWWDDLDRADVPFDAVVTAARAAGSGWTGGLDGLLTVDDDSRRPPLVLAGVEGREVHVDGRPVRGPFAVSITQGAEIRLRMAWDRAVLDDETARRAFDALTHALRPSEPTVQ; from the coding sequence GTGCGCAGCATCACGAGTCAGTACCTGGCCCGCTACCGGCGTCTCACCGGCGACCGGTCCGACAGCGTGCTGCCGGTCACCGGAGCACAACGCCGCTTCCTGCTGGTGCGTTCGCTGGACCCGTCGGGACGCCCCGACGTGGTGCCGATGTTCTTCGCGTTCCCTCACGGAACCATCGACCCCGAACGCCTGCGGGCTGCGGCGTCCAGGCTCGCCGCACGGCACACGGCCCTGCGCTCACGGCCCGCCGTCGTCCGCGGCACTCCCGTCCTGTGCGTCGCCGATCCGGACGTCGGCGTGACCCGGCCGGCCCTCGTACCGGGAGAGTCGCCCGCCGACGCGCTCAGTCGCGCTCTGGAATCCTGGGATGCCCAGGGTCCCCCCTTGCGGCTCTTCCTCGTACGCGACGAGGAGCGCGAGGAGGAGATCCTCGCCGTCGCCCTGGACCACGCCGTCTGCGACGGCCGTTCGCTGGCGCGGATCGTCGACGAACTCGGCGCCGCCTACAGCGAAGAAGCCACTGATTCCCACGCTGCACCAGGGGAGACGGAAGGCGAACTCGCCGTGTACCGGGACGCGGTCCTGCGTCAACTCGCCGCCGAGGAAAGGGCGGAGACGGCCGAATCGGCCGCGTACTGGGCTGACCGGCTGCGCACGCTGCATGCCCATGCTCCGGCGCCCAGTCCGGCCCGCGTGCCCGAGGGCACACGGCCCAGCGGCGCCGCGCAGGCCCGGCTGCCCGCGTACGACGGCGGCGTGTCCTTCCCCGGACTGCTCGACGCCTGCCGCTCCGCAGCCCGCGAGCTGTACGGGCCCGGCCTCACGGTCCCGCTCGGCTACCCGTGGGGCGGCCGTCCCCCTGGAACGGAGCCGGTCGTCGGCTGCTTCCTCAACACCCTCGTCTTCCCGGCCGACACCGGCTACGGAACCGGCAACGAGCCCGGCACCGGACCCGGCTCGGAGGCGATGGCCGACGCGTGGTGGGACGACCTCGACCGGGCCGACGTACCGTTCGACGCGGTCGTGACGGCCGCGCGGGCCGCCGGCTCGGGCTGGACCGGAGGCCTCGACGGACTGCTCACCGTGGACGACGACAGCCGTCGCCCGCCGCTCGTGCTGGCCGGTGTCGAGGGACGGGAGGTCCACGTCGACGGCCGACCGGTCCGCGGTCCCTTCGCCGTCTCCATCACCCAGGGAGCGGAGATCCGCCTGCGGATGGCGTGGGACCGGGCGGTGCTCGACGACGAGACCGCGCGGCGGGCGTTCGACGCGCTCACCCACGCGCTGCGCCCCTCGGAGCCCACCGTGCAGTGA
- a CDS encoding ATP-dependent DNA ligase has translation MTLRPPVEPMLAQAAESVPGPVALRAGVAYEQKLDGHRALLFTAAGPGGTVLVQTRRGALVQDRWPDLVAAAEGQLPHGLVLDGELVVWDAEAERLSFEALQRRAATRARGAAGLAARRPAYFVAFDVLQLNGQELLTRPYAERRALLEGWRTGCRTGQPMPMPMCWPGWRRGSSERRCAA, from the coding sequence GTGACGTTGCGACCGCCGGTGGAGCCGATGCTGGCGCAGGCCGCGGAGTCGGTGCCGGGACCGGTGGCGCTGCGGGCGGGGGTGGCGTACGAGCAGAAGCTGGACGGTCACCGGGCGCTGCTGTTCACCGCGGCCGGTCCGGGCGGCACGGTGCTGGTGCAGACCCGTCGCGGGGCGCTGGTCCAGGACCGGTGGCCGGACCTGGTGGCGGCCGCCGAGGGGCAGTTGCCGCACGGCCTGGTCCTCGATGGTGAACTGGTCGTTTGGGACGCCGAGGCGGAGCGCTTGTCGTTCGAGGCGTTGCAGCGCCGGGCCGCCACCCGCGCCCGCGGCGCCGCCGGCCTCGCCGCCCGCCGGCCGGCCTACTTCGTCGCCTTCGACGTCTTGCAGCTGAACGGCCAGGAGCTTTTGACGCGCCCGTACGCCGAGCGGCGCGCACTGCTGGAAGGGTGGAGGACCGGCTGTCGGACTGGTCAACCGATGCCGATGCCGATGTGCTGGCCGGGCTGGCGGCGGGGGAGTTCGGAGCGTCGGTGCGCCGCCTGA
- a CDS encoding MFS transporter, with product MSNTSRATAGGPMRLRDFRLLLAGAATGQLGAQVTLVALPLVAVLELDAPAFQVGLLTAAETVAFLLVGLPAGALTDRLRKRPLMIRTDLLRAAAMASIPAAALADVLTMAQLYAVALVTGVATVFFDVAHQSYLPQILPRDQLMAGNGALETVRSTAHVTGPGIGGGLVQLVGAQFAVIVDAIGYLLSALFLLRVEQTEEAPEPAAAGGSLRKEIGEGVRFVFGHPLLRVIALTTGLANFCTAVLMATQTVHLVRVVGLEAGGLGLVLSASAVGGLLGALCAGRLAAILGQARVMLLSVLVTGPFALLWPLSGHGLPGAVLFAAGSAVVSFGAVVYNVAQVSFRQGMCPPRLLGRMNATLRFLMWGTLPLGALLGGTLAQSYGSRTALAWCAAGILTVPLPLLLSPLSRMRDLPGPQEDGGAGTDAEADAGAGHGTQRDTASADGDERPTPAPTG from the coding sequence ATGTCCAACACATCCCGAGCCACCGCCGGTGGCCCTATGCGCTTGCGCGACTTCCGACTGTTACTCGCGGGAGCTGCCACCGGACAGCTCGGTGCACAAGTGACACTGGTGGCACTGCCCCTCGTCGCCGTCCTCGAACTCGACGCTCCTGCCTTCCAGGTGGGCCTCCTGACCGCCGCGGAGACCGTCGCCTTCCTGCTCGTCGGGCTGCCTGCCGGAGCGCTCACCGACCGGTTGCGCAAGCGGCCCCTGATGATCCGCACGGATCTGCTGCGCGCCGCGGCCATGGCCAGCATCCCCGCTGCCGCGCTCGCCGACGTCCTGACCATGGCCCAGCTCTACGCCGTCGCGCTCGTGACCGGCGTGGCGACCGTGTTCTTCGACGTCGCCCATCAGAGTTACCTGCCGCAGATCCTGCCCCGTGATCAGCTCATGGCCGGCAACGGCGCCCTGGAGACCGTCCGTTCCACCGCCCACGTGACCGGCCCCGGTATCGGCGGCGGACTGGTCCAGCTCGTCGGGGCGCAGTTCGCCGTCATCGTCGACGCCATCGGCTACCTGCTCTCCGCCCTCTTCCTCCTACGCGTCGAGCAGACCGAGGAGGCGCCCGAGCCCGCGGCCGCCGGGGGCTCCCTGCGCAAGGAGATCGGCGAGGGTGTGCGCTTCGTCTTCGGCCATCCGCTGCTCCGTGTCATCGCCCTGACCACCGGCCTCGCCAACTTCTGTACGGCCGTCCTCATGGCGACGCAGACCGTGCATCTCGTCCGTGTCGTCGGGCTGGAGGCCGGCGGACTCGGGCTGGTGCTGTCCGCGTCGGCCGTGGGAGGGCTCCTGGGCGCCCTGTGCGCCGGGCGCCTCGCGGCAATCCTGGGGCAGGCCCGGGTCATGCTCCTGTCCGTCCTCGTGACCGGCCCGTTCGCGCTGCTGTGGCCCCTGTCCGGGCACGGTCTCCCCGGGGCGGTCCTATTCGCCGCCGGATCGGCGGTCGTCTCCTTCGGCGCCGTCGTCTACAACGTCGCCCAGGTCAGCTTCCGCCAAGGAATGTGCCCACCACGACTGCTCGGCCGGATGAACGCCACCCTGCGCTTCCTCATGTGGGGCACGTTGCCACTGGGCGCGCTCCTCGGCGGAACCCTCGCCCAGTCCTACGGGTCGCGTACGGCTCTCGCCTGGTGCGCCGCCGGCATCCTCACCGTACCGCTGCCGCTGCTGCTCTCCCCGCTGAGCCGGATGCGGGACCTGCCCGGTCCGCAGGAGGACGGTGGCGCCGGCACCGACGCCGAGGCCGACGCCGGTGCCGGCCACGGGACACAGCGGGACACTGCCTCCGCCGACGGCGACGAACGGCCGACCCCCGCACCCACCGGCTGA